The genomic interval ATACATTTCACAGCAAAGCCCACCCACGAGGGTACTCACTTCGCCCACGCCACCAAATTCAAACAACTCATTGGCGCTGTTTCCAATTTTAGATGCATTAACGGCGATGAGGGAGTTGTCGGTCATACTGACAAGCCATTCACCCAGCTTTAATTCACTGGTTGGCTTTAGTTTTACAGGCACCAAAGGTTTTGGAGAATCAAACAGATAGAGATTGGCATAGTAATCAAACCGAACATAGGGAACACTCGGTTTCTCTTTGGAATACGCAACGGCTTGTTTCTCGCTAATAGCAACAGAGCGCGTTGAGCCAAAAGAGACAATGGAGTGTCTGTTTTTTTCATAACATTGTGAAAAATCGGGATAAACAAACTCTGCTTTAGAAGCAGGAGCTGGCGTAGATGCTGGCACATCGGCTGCAAAGAGTAACCCGGTTATTAAGAGAAGAAAGAGTCCTAGACGTTTCACATACTACTCCTTAATTTTTCGCGCCAAATCCCCCAATGCCGGAGAGCATCTGAGTCGTCGCTAGTTTTTTATTCTCTTCAACCATTTTAGAGACATCGTTCATCGCACTGATCAGTAAAATCTGCAACGACTCTTTGTCCCCAAGCAGTGAATCATCAAGCGTTATATCAATAACTTCACCGTTACCATTCATGCTCACACTCACCATTCCACCGCCGCTTTTAGCGGTAAATTGCTTACTGCTTGCATCTTCGTGCATTTTTTGAGCTTGCTTTTGCGCCTCTTCAAGCATCGCACCCACTTTTGAAAGATCAAAATTTTCAAACATCAGATGTAATCTCTCACTTCGACCAACGCATTATTTTCATCCACCAAAGCGACCGTTGGCTTAAATGTTTTGAGCTCTTCTTCACTCATATGCGCGTAGGCTATGATGATGATCTTATCGCCAATATGGGCTTTGCGAGCCGCCGCACCGTTTAGGCAAATATCTTTTCCGCCCGCTTTTCCCTCAATCACATAGGTGGTAAAGCGCTCACCATTGTTAATGTTCACGACTTCGACTTTTTGCCCTACATGAAGGTTAGAAGCCTCTATTAACTCTTTATCAATCGTAATCGAACCTACATAGTTCAAATTTGCATCTGTAACCGTGGCTCTGTGAATTTTGCTGTATAGCATCTCAAGCGTCATCGCTTTTATACCTCTTCTGGATTAAGAAATTTGTTTATTTTACCCTATTTTTGCTTAGCCCATTGAGCGATAAGCTCTCTTACGACGCTACGATCATCAAAAGGATATTTTTTACCCTTGATCTCTTGATACGTTTCATCCCCTTTTCCAAGGATCAGAAGCACTTCATTGGGAGCTTGCATCCTCAATGCTTTTTCAATCGCTTCGTGGCGATCTACTTCTACATGTAAAGATTCATGATGATTCATTCCTGCCAAAATTTCAGTGATAATACTTTGGGGATCTTCAGAGCGTGGATTATCGCTGGTTACGACAATTTTTTTAGCATAACGCTGAGCCATCGCTCCCATTTTTGGGCGTTTCGTGCGATCTCTATCGCCTCCTGCTCCAAAAACCACGACAAGGTCGCGCTCTTTCATACTATCAAGCACCTTCTCCATGCCATCGGGTGTATGCGCAAAATCAACGATCACCAAAGGATCCTGACTGACTACCTCCATACGACCTTCCACGCCACCAAAGTGCTCTACCGCTTCGCAGATAGACTCCATGGGAGCAACCCCTAACATATCGACTGCACTGATCGCGGCAAGAAGGTTGTAGAGGTTAAAAAAGCCATGTAAGGGGGATTCAAACTCATACACTTTTTCAATCTTCGCAACCGCCGCACTGATGCCTTCTTTGAGCGAATACGCCAAAATTTTATAGGTTGCAGGATGTTCGATCCCATAACTCATCGCGTTCGTGCGATTAAAACGAATTTTGCTCTCATCTTTGTTGATGAGCTTGACACTCTCATCGTCAAAAAAACGACTCTTAACAGCGATATATTCATCAATCGTTTTATGAAAATCAAGATGATCTTGCGTGACATTGGTCAAAATCTTCAAAGCAAAAGCAATCCCATCGATGCGGTTTTGCACAATGGCATGCGAGCTTACTTCCATCACAAAATACTCACAGCCAGCTTCTACGGCATGTTTGAGGTTGTGAATCGTCTGTAAAATGGGCGGTGTTGTAAGGCTTTTCTCTTCGATGCGATGATCGTTGATAAAACACCCTCGCGTTCCTTGCAGACCCACTTTTTTGCCTAAATCAAGCAAAATAGAGTAGATAGCAGCCGCTGTGGTTGTTTTGCCATTCGTACCCGTAATGCCAATGATTTTAATCGCATGAGTGATGCCAAGCAAATCCAAGCACGCTTTGGGTGAAATGATGTGAGTGCAGCCATGATCACGCGCACTTTGCTCATACATCGCGTTCAGTTTGGTTAAAACAAAGATGCTTGAGGCATCACATTCGTTTGAATTGTCGGTTACATGTAAAAATGTATTATGATTTGGAAGTTCTATTTTCAAGATGATTCTCTATTTTTGTGCTTTTTTAATCAGCGATAAAAGCTGCTCATCGTTCGGGAAAAGCGTGACGGCACTCTCAAGATAATTCAGGGACATTTCGATAAAACCATTCTCAATCAGTCTGGCTAAAAAGTCAACAAAATCCTCTTTTTTCGAGATGATGACTTTGGTGGAGAACATAATGTCTTCAAATGCCTCTTTAAAGCTACCACGCGCTTCAATCAGTGTCATAAAATCTTCGTATTTAATGCCGTTTTCTGCATTAATACGTGCTTCAAAATCACTCTCTTTAAACAAATGCGCTATTTTTTCACTGTGTTCTTCCACGGAGTTAATGATCTCTTCCATCACCTCTTCACAATCTTCAGCACCATTCTCTTTGGTTAAAATATAATACTCAAAAAGCGCCATGGCTTGTTCTTCATTCTGTGTTGCCATATCGCATAAAATAGCTCCAATGCGAGCTTCTTTTGATTGAGGATCAACACTCAGTGCTAATGCAAACTGAAGCATTGCCTCTTGGAAATTTTTTGTGTAAAATTTTTCAATCCCTTTGGTAATATAAGCGTTCATTACTCTCCAATTGCTTCAAACTCATGTTCCATCCCAGGTAAAATATTTACAACTTCAAGCTCAGGATGAATATCAATTCTTAATTGGCGTTCTACGCCGTATTTCAGTGTTTGTCCACTGGATGCGCACCCTTGGCAGGCACCTTGAAGTTGAACAAAAACACGTCCGCTTTTTATGCCTAATAATGTCAGTCCACCGCCGTCTAATGCAAGCATTGGCTTAATTTTTTCAAGTGATTTTTCGACAACGGGAAGCAACTCTTCGTCACTAAATGGTATCATAGATTCTCCTATAGCAAAAGTATCTAATTTAACAATAGTTTGAGTTAAAAGTGACTTAATTTTTAGTGGGGAAAGAAGTGTTTAGGGTAAAAAAAATTTAACGCATAAAAGCTTGGGAGCAAGCCGCTCCCAAAGCAAAAAAGTGAGATTTAGACGAGTTCTAAAAACGCCATAGGCGCTGCATCGCCTTTTCTGATACGTGTTTTTATAATACGGGTGTAACCACCATTTCTCTCAACATATTTAGGTGCGATCTCATTAACCAATTTTTTAGTACACTCTTTATCTTGAAGTGCAGCAAAAACAGTTTTGTGAGCATGATCGCCACCAACTCCTGCTTGCGTAATCAATTTTTCAACAAATCCTCTAAGCTCTTTTGCTTTAGGAACTGTTGTCTCGATTTTCTCATATTTAATGACAGCTATAGCCAAGTTCTTCAACAACGCCGCTCTGTGTGATGAAGTACGACCAAGCTTTCTGTATCCGTGCTTATGTCTCATAAATTAACCCTCGTTGGCTTCAGATTTTAAATCTTCAATTTTTTTCTTGAGCAAACTTGCCGTCTCGTCAGAGAAATTATATCCAACAGGATAACCACTCTCTTCCATAACTTGTCTGATCTCTTCTAACGATTTCTTGCCTAGATTTTTGAGGTTTTTAAGTTCTAACTCGCTCATTAAAGCAAGCTCGCCAATAAATTTCACCTCTGCTCTATCTAAACAGTTGAAGCTACGAGCACTTAGATTTAACTCTTCAATACTCTGTAATAGCTTACCAAGCTCCACATTCTCATTAGAACTCTCACTTTTTGGAGCTACTGCAATATCCAAAATGCCATTAAAAACAGACATTTGTGAATACATTGCTTCAAGTGAATTTTTAAAAGCTTCGATTGGAGAAACAAGTCCGTCTGTTTCAATCGTGAAAACAATTTTCTCATAGTTAGGATTGTCTTCAACCAAAACATTCTCAATATCGTACACAGCTCTTTTTACAGGGGTAAAGAAAGCATCCAGTGCAATATAATCTTCTCCAACCAAACCTCTAATGTTCTCACTTGGAACATAGCCGATCCCTTTTTCAAGGATTAAAGAGAAGTTAAACTCTGCATCTTCATTGATCGTTGCCAAATAAGCATCTGGTGTAACAATCT from Sulfurospirillum multivorans DSM 12446 carries:
- a CDS encoding YbaB/EbfC family nucleoid-associated protein, which gives rise to MFENFDLSKVGAMLEEAQKQAQKMHEDASSKQFTAKSGGGMVSVSMNGNGEVIDITLDDSLLGDKESLQILLISAMNDVSKMVEENKKLATTQMLSGIGGFGAKN
- the panD gene encoding aspartate 1-decarboxylase yields the protein MTLEMLYSKIHRATVTDANLNYVGSITIDKELIEASNLHVGQKVEVVNINNGERFTTYVIEGKAGGKDICLNGAAARKAHIGDKIIIIAYAHMSEEELKTFKPTVALVDENNALVEVRDYI
- a CDS encoding UDP-N-acetylmuramoyl-L-alanyl-D-glutamate--2,6-diaminopimelate ligase; translation: MKIELPNHNTFLHVTDNSNECDASSIFVLTKLNAMYEQSARDHGCTHIISPKACLDLLGITHAIKIIGITGTNGKTTTAAAIYSILLDLGKKVGLQGTRGCFINDHRIEEKSLTTPPILQTIHNLKHAVEAGCEYFVMEVSSHAIVQNRIDGIAFALKILTNVTQDHLDFHKTIDEYIAVKSRFFDDESVKLINKDESKIRFNRTNAMSYGIEHPATYKILAYSLKEGISAAVAKIEKVYEFESPLHGFFNLYNLLAAISAVDMLGVAPMESICEAVEHFGGVEGRMEVVSQDPLVIVDFAHTPDGMEKVLDSMKERDLVVVFGAGGDRDRTKRPKMGAMAQRYAKKIVVTSDNPRSEDPQSIITEILAGMNHHESLHVEVDRHEAIEKALRMQAPNEVLLILGKGDETYQEIKGKKYPFDDRSVVRELIAQWAKQK
- a CDS encoding tetratricopeptide repeat protein yields the protein MNAYITKGIEKFYTKNFQEAMLQFALALSVDPQSKEARIGAILCDMATQNEEQAMALFEYYILTKENGAEDCEEVMEEIINSVEEHSEKIAHLFKESDFEARINAENGIKYEDFMTLIEARGSFKEAFEDIMFSTKVIISKKEDFVDFLARLIENGFIEMSLNYLESAVTLFPNDEQLLSLIKKAQK
- a CDS encoding NifU family protein, whose protein sequence is MIPFSDEELLPVVEKSLEKIKPMLALDGGGLTLLGIKSGRVFVQLQGACQGCASSGQTLKYGVERQLRIDIHPELEVVNILPGMEHEFEAIGE
- the rplQ gene encoding 50S ribosomal protein L17, whose product is MRHKHGYRKLGRTSSHRAALLKNLAIAVIKYEKIETTVPKAKELRGFVEKLITQAGVGGDHAHKTVFAALQDKECTKKLVNEIAPKYVERNGGYTRIIKTRIRKGDAAPMAFLELV
- a CDS encoding DNA-directed RNA polymerase subunit alpha — protein: MKKINTSAYMPTEIEVETIAANKVQISAYPFESGFAVTLAHPLRRLLLSSTVGSAPTAVKIEGVTHEFDSMRGMLEDVALFIINLKNIRFKIKGDEKRVEVNYSFTGPKEIKGSDLANAHIEIVTPDAYLATINEDAEFNFSLILEKGIGYVPSENIRGLVGEDYIALDAFFTPVKRAVYDIENVLVEDNPNYEKIVFTIETDGLVSPIEAFKNSLEAMYSQMSVFNGILDIAVAPKSESSNENVELGKLLQSIEELNLSARSFNCLDRAEVKFIGELALMSELELKNLKNLGKKSLEEIRQVMEESGYPVGYNFSDETASLLKKKIEDLKSEANEG